GGGGAGATCCTGGCCGAGCCCCTCACGGAGGGGAGCCAGGTGGCCCTTCCCCACACCCTGGACACGGACGCCGCCCTCATGGAGGCGGCGAGGCGCCTGGACGAGTGGCGCCGGGGCCAGGTGGACCCGGACGAGGTCCTCCACCTGGTGGAAGACCCCACCCGCCACCCCCTTTCCCCCGAGGCCTGGGCGGTGTTGGAGCACCTGGACGGGGTGCGGCGGGCGCGGAGCGTGGCCCTCCTTTCCGGCCTGCCAGAGGAGGAGGTGTACCACCTCCTCTTTGAGCTCAAAAGCCGGGGCCTGGTGCGCCCCTCCACCCTCCTGGCGGAGGACCCCTTGGTCCTCATCCTGGCGGAAAGCGGGGTGGTGCGCAGGCTCCTCCTTTACCTCCTCGAGGCCCACCGCTTCCGCGTCCTCTTGGCCAAGGACCTGGAGATGGCCCTGAGGCTCCTCAAGGAAAGGCCCAAGGGGGTCATCCTCCAAGGGGAAAAGGCCCTGGAATGGGCCCGCAAAATCCGGGGCCACCCCGAAGGGAAACTGGCCTCCTTGTACCTGGTGAGCGAAACCCCCCCAGGCCTCCTCTTCCGCCCCCTAAGGGTCCTCCACCTGCCCAGGCCCCTGCGGCCCCAGGAGGTGCTCAAGGCCCTAAGCCCCCTGCGGCGGGGCTAGTTGGGCCGCCTGCCCTGGCGCAGGATGGCCTCCGCCCGCTCCCGGTAGGCGAGGAGGGCCTGGTACCACTCGTCGGCGGGGTGGACGTGGGGAAGGACCGCCTCGGCGCGGGCCAGGATCTCCTCGGGGGAGCGGTAGCCCAACTGGGCCAGGGTGTCCACC
Above is a genomic segment from Thermus hydrothermalis containing:
- a CDS encoding DUF4388 domain-containing protein, whose translation is MIRATLEELDLGELLKALAAQRKSAVVAFQGRIYGRVHLLYGRILYARTEPGPHLGEYLVRLGHLSLEEVQALVERQGRENPGTPLGALALELGLIGEEELREALEAQVLEALATLLGEKEGEILAEPLTEGSQVALPHTLDTDAALMEAARRLDEWRRGQVDPDEVLHLVEDPTRHPLSPEAWAVLEHLDGVRRARSVALLSGLPEEEVYHLLFELKSRGLVRPSTLLAEDPLVLILAESGVVRRLLLYLLEAHRFRVLLAKDLEMALRLLKERPKGVILQGEKALEWARKIRGHPEGKLASLYLVSETPPGLLFRPLRVLHLPRPLRPQEVLKALSPLRRG